Proteins encoded by one window of Dioscorea cayenensis subsp. rotundata cultivar TDr96_F1 chromosome 20, TDr96_F1_v2_PseudoChromosome.rev07_lg8_w22 25.fasta, whole genome shotgun sequence:
- the LOC120251724 gene encoding protein phosphatase 2C 51-like, which translates to MDPSPRELFFRLLSMTENHKEIPEEGDFVIMSGTEGVSENSDLGSGRWRRAEIRRGRSDNDRELETGSADENMKRIRGENQSSDDSSSGEPSSSSSSSTSHVSAPSSDSETIVVYGDGGLTRASVSVVGRRREMEDAVTMAPGFSEGYDFYGVYDGHGGAKVARVCRDRMHVVLTEEVRVGAEDEVGWKEALIASFAKVDGEVVEAVLSPRAEERTVGSTAVVAVVDPKRIMVANCGDSRAVLSRGGVAVPLSTDHKPERPDEMERIEAAGGRVINWNGYRVLGVLATSRSIGDYYLKPYVISEPEVTVVDRTEKDEFIILATDGLWDVVSNQVACKVARQCLSGRAAKMFPEAVRGRTAVEAATLLVELAMSRGSKDNISVVVIELKKLKGTKTSRGS; encoded by the exons ATGGACCCCTCCCCACGCGAGTTGTTCTTCCGTCTTCTTAGTATGACGGAAAATCATAAAGAGATCCCTGAGGAGGGGGATTTCGTAATAATGAGTGGGACTGAGGGGGTTTCTGAAAATAGTGATCTCGGATCCGGGCGGTGGAGGCGGGCGGAGATCCGGCGAGGTAGATCCGATAACGATCGCGAGTTGGAGACTGGGTCCGCCGATGAGAACATGAAGCGGATCCGAGGAGAGAACCAGAGCTCCGACGACTCCTCGTCGGGAGAgccgtcgtcgtcgtcgtcttCGTCGACGTCCCACGTCTCGGCGCCTTCGTCGGACTCTGAGACTATCGTCGTCTACGGCGACGGTGGACTGACCCGTGCTTCGGTGTCGGTGGTGGGGAGAAGGAGGGAGATGGAGGACGCGGTGACCATGGCGCCGGGATTTTCCGAGGGATACGATTTCTATGGGGTTTATGATGGTCATGGCGGAGCGAAGGTGGCACGTGTGTGCAGGGACAGGATGCACGTCGTGCTGACGGAGGAGGTGAGGGTGGGAGCTGAAGACGAGGTGGGGTGGAAGGAGGCGTTGATAGCGAGTTTTGCGAAGGTTGACGGGGAGGTGGTTGAAGCGGTGTTGAGTCCGAGGGCTGAGGAAAGGACGGTGGGGTCGACGGCGGTGGTGGCCGTGGTGGACCCAAAGCGGATCATGGTGGCCAACTGCGGCGACTCGCGCGCGGTGCTCTCGCGCGGGGGCGTCGCCGTTCCACTCTCGACTGATCACAAG CCTGAGAGGCCAGATGAAATGGAACGAATTGAAGCAGCTGGAGGAAGAGTCATCAACTGGAATGGTTATCGGGTTCTAGGAGTACTAGCCACTTCTCGCTCTATAG GGGATTACTATCTTAAACCATATGTGATATCTGAACCCGAAGTGACAGTGGTCGACCGGACTGAAAAAGACGAGTTCATTATCCTGGCAACCGATGGACTATGGGACGTCGTATCAAACCAAGTGGCTTGCAAGGTAGCAAGGCAATGCCTCAGTGGGCGAGCAGCTAAGATGTTCCCTGAGGCGGTGAGGGGCCGTACTGCTGTGGAAGCAGCAACATTGTTGGTTGAGCTTGCAATGTCTCGAGGAAGCAAAGACAACATAAGTGTTGTTGTCATCGAGTTGAAGAAATTAAAAGGAACCAAGACCTCGCGAGGTTCTTGA